The following are from one region of the Ochotona princeps isolate mOchPri1 chromosome 4, mOchPri1.hap1, whole genome shotgun sequence genome:
- the MTMR2 gene encoding myotubularin-related protein 2 isoform X3, producing the protein MERDPPFVLDASLGVINRVEKIGGASSRGENSYGLETVCKDIRNLRFAHKPEGRTRRSIFENLMKYAFPVSNNLPLFAFEYKEMFPENGWKLYEPALEYRRQGIPNESWRVTKINERYELCDTYPALLVVPANIPDEELKRVASFRSRGRIPVLSWIHPESQATITRCSQPMVGVSGKRSKEDEKYLQAIMDSNAQSHKIFIFDARPSVNAVANKAKGGGYESEDAYQSAELVFLDIHNIHVMRESLRKLKEIVYPNIEETHWLSNLESTHWLEHIKLILAGALRIADKVESGKTSVVVHCSDGWDRTAQLTSLAMLMLDGYYRTIRGFEVLVEKEWLSFGHRFQLRVGHGDKNHADADRSPVFLQFIDCVWQMTRQFPTAFEFNEYFLITILDHLYSCLFGTFLCNSEQQRVKENLPRRTVSLWSYINSQLEDFTNPLYGSYSNHVLYPVASMRHLELWVGYYIRWNPRMKPQEPIHNRYKELLAKRAELQRKVEELQREISNRSTSSSERASSPAQCVTPVQTVV; encoded by the exons GATATTAGGAATTTACGATTCGCTCATAAGCCTGAGGGGCGAACAAGAAGATCTATATTTGAGAATCTAATGAAATATGCATTTCCTGTCTCTAATAACCTG CCTCTTTTTGCTTTTGAATACAAAGAAATGTTCCCTGAGAATGGATGGAAGCTTTATGAACCTGCTTTAGAATACAGAAGGCAG GGAATTCCAAATGAAAGCTGGAGAGTGACCAAGATAAATGAAAGATATGAACTTTGTGATACATACCCTGCTCTTTTGGTTGTGCCAGCAAATATTCCCGATGAAGAATTAAAGAGAGTGGCATCCTTTAGGTCCAGGGGCCGGATCCCA GTTTTATCATGGATTCATCCTGAAAGTCAAGCCACAATCACAAGATGTAGCCAGCCTATGGTAGGAGTGAgtggaaagagaagcaaagaagATGAAAAATACCTGCAAGCCATCATGGATTCCAATGCCCAGTCTCACAAAATCTTTATATTTGATGCACGGCCAAGTGTTAATGCTGTTGCTAATAAG GCCAAAGGTGGAGGTTATGAAAGTGAAGATGCTTATCAAAGTGCAGAACTAGTTTTTCTGGATATCCACAATATTCATGTGATGAGAGAATCGTTGCGGAAACTCAAGGAGATTGTGTACCCCAATATTGAGGAAACTCACTGGTTGTCTAACTTGGAATCCACTCACTGGTTGGAACATATTAAG CTTATTCTTGCAGGGGCTCTTAGGATTGCTGACAAGGTAGAGTCAGGGAAGACTTCCGTCGTCGTACACTGCAGTGATGGTTGGGACCGCACAGCTCAGCTAACATCCCTAGCCATGCTCATGTTGGATGGATACTACCGGACCATAAGAGGCTTTGAAGTCCTTGTGGAGAAAGAATGGCTAAGTTTTGGACATCGATTTCAATTA AGAGTTGGCCATGGAGATAAGAACCATGCAGATGCAGACAGATCGCCTGTTTTTCTGCAGTTTATCGACTGTGTCTGGCAAATGACGCGACAG TTTCCTACCGCATTTGAATTCAATGAGTATTTTCTTATTACCATTTTGGACCACCTCTACAGCTGTTTATTTGGAACATTCCTCTGTAACAGCGAACAGCAGAGAGTAAAAGAG aaTCTTCCTAGAAGGACTGTGTCACTGTGGTCTTACATAAATAGCCAGCTGGAAGACTTCACTAATCCTTTGTATGGGAGCTATTCCAATCATGTCCTTTATCCAGTAGCCAGCATGCGCCACCTGGAGCTCTGGGTGGGATACTACATAAGGTGGAATCCAAGGATGAAACCGCAG GAACCTATTCATAACAGATACAAAGAACTTCTTGCTAAAAGAGCAGAGCTTCAGAGAAAGGTAGAGGAACTACAGAGAGAAATTTCCAACCGATCCACCTCATCCTCAGAGCGAGCCAGCTCTCCAGCACAGTGTGTCACTCCTGTCCAAACGGTTGTGTGA